The segment CAAAAGAGCAATACAGCATTTAAAGAGGGCAATTGTTAAGGTGCCCTATGGTCACATTTAGTTTCTTATTGCTCATAAAAGAATTCCTGGAAAAgctgacaaatgaaaacaagatttgttttagtgaataaaatgtgttaagaGTTAAATTACACTGACATTAAAAGTAACAGAGTTGTAAAATGAATAACGGGGTTAATGCTAATTGTGAGTCCCTGTGatttaagaaaatgtaaaagcccttaaaatctataaataaagcttttaaaatatttgtagatGACAGCTTATAGTCGACTGTAACACATCCTGTTGGGCAGATAAGTACAAGAATGGGGCTGCAGATgtaatatataattaaaaaggataaaagaccatttaaaacaagtcaCAGTAAATGAGATGTCATGTCTTGTTTCTGACAGTGAACTCACCACATTGTCTGAAGGTTGTCTCAGCTATCGCTGCCACGACTTGTCGGCTGAACTCCCTCCGTTGTTTCTCTCCCACCTTCTGACACAGACGGCCCACTGTATAATGAACTGCGGCTTTTAACCTCTGAAAGTAAAAGCAGATGTCACACAAATACAAATCCCGCGAACAACCCCCCCAACAACAGGCTTGTCGGTGCTAATTTTGATGAAACGCGACTCTTTACCTGCTGGGTTTCGTCTGCATCcgctgacattttaaaaaaaatccagaacaAGGTTAACCTCGACGACTTCAAAATGAGTAGCGAAGCTGGCAAAATGTCTCACAATTCAAAGCTATAGCATCCACAAAGGTTCAGCCATAAAAAGatttgggaaaacaaaacaaaaactcgcGGGAGGAAGTTTTTTTTCCGCTTATGGGGTTCGTTCATTAATTTCACAACGCCACCTTGTGACCCGGAGGTGGTACTACAccgttttactgtttttaaagggAGATGAGGGAaataggtacatttatttattattagttaGTATTTTACCTGCAGCAGTCCCAGTCAGGGTTGacatcttttctttaaaataaggAAATCGTCCAGTATTTGAAGCTGAAAAGACTTCCTTATAAGCTCTGTCAAAAAGCCTGTTTTTGGTAGCATTGTCTGTTTGTGCTCACGATTACTCAAAATGTTATGAATGcaatttcatgaaattttcagataATGTCAAACAGAGTACAAGGAAGgaagtgattagattttggtgttGATCTGGATTAGGATTATCTTTACAGAAACTGACATAAATGGACTATAtagcctttctagccaatcaggccactcaaagagctttacaacacaatgtgagccctcatttacccatccacacgaCACTGAATATCTACAAAGCTAATccgaataaatcattctatggaaactaatcagtgctttaaaactctttttgccaatggggcacacatcagtTCAGTCTTGCCTAGGGACACTTCaaggaattgaacctccaattctctcattggaggatgactgttctaaccactgatccacagccacctGTACTATAGTGTGTAGTAATTGAAGAGGACagtgaccctatggccttggtggaggtttgtgctctctgagtgcttttaGTTAAGGAACATTATGTTCCTTAGTTTAGGTGCCAGTCTGAATGTGTTTATAGATGATTTAAGAGATGAAAGTGATTTTTGTCCAATCAGTGCTGGAGAAAGTTTTTCACCcacagggaaaaaaagttgaacaCAGGAACTTACTTTGGTTAATTGACTCTACTGatgtttaagctgctttttgtcaAGTAAAGTGATCaactttttagtttgaaactttttcattttctgtgaaaatgcaacaTGAGTGCTGAAAAACTTAACTAAAAATTGCTGAAGCAACAttgttaaaaaggtaaaaaaaaaaaacaacacacaccacTCAAAAATAGGTAAATTTGGTGCagcattcccaacacatacagtACTTTAATGCCAACAGACTAAaacctctgtttaaaactttgcaagaTTCATTCCTTCAGTGAATGCTACTTTAAAGAGGAACAAGCAGGAAATGGTTTACTGCAATGTTTAGCCAAAGAGGTGCTGGGAACCAAGTACTTTATAATGGTTTCCAATTCAAGGACAGAACGGTGTCTGGCTGCGTCCCTGAGAGAGGCAGGTGTGAAGACACTGTAGACTAAATGGAGTCTGAGAATCTAGAAGTTCACTCAGAAAACAAGTACGTCACATCTGCAGACCAGATTCTGTTTTCCTGCTAGTGAAAAAGCTGTTTGAAATATTAGAAAATTATGTAAAGGAAATTTTTTTACCTACAGAAAGCCTGATCtgacattaagaaaaaaataaggggGACAGACAAACTTTTGctttctcctccctccctttTATTGTTAGGTATGACAGCTGGCACAGCGCATCTCTCAGCTCATTTGAGGGAAAACGCCAAACAAAGTGTTAAAGCgttttaaaaaggcaacatCACTGGGTCCTTTTATAAATTTGCTTGCAAACTTGACCTTCACATTTGAGTTcctgaaaagagagaaaaggcaaaaattaCAAATCATGAAGTTCATCTCTAATTGCAAAGAGAGCATGTAGGCAACTGAGAATACAAGAACCTTTAAATAGGCTCAACATTTGGAACACCAGGAGTACTCTGTGCTTTCTGAACACACATTAAAGACGTGCAGTCGTACCAGATGAAGCTCATCTCCTTGAATCCAGTGAACCCAGCCCCGGTTTCCCTTTTCTCCCTTCTGAACGCACACCAGCTTATCGTTATCCCAGGTGACCACACTCTggcaaattaaataaaatataaaaaaaacaaaacctttcaaTTTCCAGTTTATTAGCTCAGAGTGGCACAAGTCAGAGTTTAACATGCTTACCTTGCACAACCGGTTGTCCATTCCTTTGGTCACCTCGTCGAACTCCTCACCAATTTTGAACGAACATTCGTAGTTTTTCAAAGTGGTGacagtttgaaatgtgaaaCTATCTCCGTCTTGCTTAATCACCTTGCGAGGCTTCAGCAAGGAGGCAATCTTGCGTGTTGCAAAGTCAATGCCTGCgtgccaaaaaaagaaaaacaaatcatttcatcCTGTGTAACACAAGACCAGCTTTTTCATTGTCAGAGTAAACCAGGATAAGTAAGGCACAGAACCTCAGAAATAAGCAACCCAGCTTACCAAGTGCGACCATATAACCATCGATGTTGTCGTTGCTGATGATGTCCCACGTCCCGTTGTAGTCAGCAGGCATGTTGGCGGTTTGACCCTCTGAGGACTTGGCAGGAGGAGCATCAGAAGTGAACAGAGTCAGACTTAGT is part of the Kryptolebias marmoratus isolate JLee-2015 linkage group LG4, ASM164957v2, whole genome shotgun sequence genome and harbors:
- the rbp7b gene encoding retinoid-binding protein 7 encodes the protein MCSNMWGKHRIHPCPILRHYKTSNALSLTLFTSDAPPAKSSEGQTANMPADYNGTWDIISNDNIDGYMVALGIDFATRKIASLLKPRKVIKQDGDSFTFQTVTTLKNYECSFKIGEEFDEVTKGMDNRLCKSVVTWDNDKLVCVQKGEKGNRGWVHWIQGDELHLELKCEGQVCKQIYKRTQ